The following coding sequences are from one Capsicum annuum cultivar UCD-10X-F1 chromosome 3, UCD10Xv1.1, whole genome shotgun sequence window:
- the LOC107866206 gene encoding pectinesterase inhibitor 4 has translation MEASSCKSLIFLLFAVVLFISQTQPLVTAAKDSGGQANTNFVRKKCSITTYPSLCLNKLMPYASSVKANSTKLCKEALNVATKGARDASIIVSNLKKQKGISKYEAAAIKDCIEDVKDAMYEFKRAIEAMGHLGDGDKEFQLSNAKTYASAAITNADSCTDGVSDNRKVNPKVKDAINRSMAVIIRLGSNALSLINHVYEY, from the coding sequence ATGGAGGCGTCTAGTTGCAAAAGcttgatttttctcctttttgcaGTTGTTTTATTCATCTCACAGACACAGCCGCTAGTCACAGCTGCCAAAGACTCTGGTGGGCAAGCCAACACAAACTTTGTCAGAAAAAAATGCAGCATCACCACATACCCTTCACTTTGCCTGAACAAACTAATGCCTTATGCGTCATCGGTGAAAGCCAACTCCACAAAGCTCTGCAAAGAAGCCCTTAATGTAGCAACAAAAGGTGCACGAGATGCCTCTATCATTGTCTCGAATCTGAAAAAACAGAAGGGAATTTCAAAATATGAAGCCGCGGCTATTAAAGACTGTATAGAAGATGTGAAGGATGCAATGTACGAATTCAAGCGGGCTATTGAGGCAATGGGACATCTGGGTGATGGAGATAAGGAATTTCAATTGTCTAATGCAAAAACGTACGCAAGTGCAGCTATAACAAACGCAGACTCGTGCACTGATGGGGTCTCCGATAACCGTAAAGTAAATCCAAAAGTGAAGGATGCGATAAATAGAAGTATGGCGGTTATTATCAGACTTGGCAGCAATGCCTTGTCACTCATTAACCATGTTTATGAATACTGA